Proteins encoded by one window of Cyclobacteriaceae bacterium:
- a CDS encoding PKD domain-containing protein yields MRQILNTSKFQALFFILNLLTLLAHSQNQTAKLTPTSQIGYYEYLPPDYNSNSNNYPIVIFFHGIGERGNGTTDLPKVAYNGPPRYVVEGYQFPFILISPQLKSNYGTWPVWYMDEVVEHVRSYLRVDPSRIYITGLSLGGGGAWEYTYNFPQKVAALVPVCGGYNSTGWACTYAQNNIPIWASHGDTDTVVPISRTTNMINAINACNPAIIPAPIYTIYNGVWHDAWNYAYRTDNSLHTPNVYEWMMQQVKQGISVSAGADKTIALPTTSTTLNGVASTTTGTITSYSWTKVNGPAVTMNNASTPNLSLSGMVVGVYTFRLTATNSGGQSAFDDIKVTVLGSNQNPIANAGTDKILTLPSNSLNLVGSGSDPDGSIASYLWIKVSGPSATLAGATTATLSLSNLVQGSYVFRLTVTDNVGASASDDVNVTVAVNQPPTAETGGNKTIFLPTNSVNLNGWGSDVDGWVAAFLWEKISGPSATLTNANTQNLTMSNLVEGIYVVRLTATDNNGASGSQEATVTVVGSNQSPTANAGSNITLTLPTNSTNITGSGSDPDGSIASYLWTQVNGPNTATLTNATSSTVSVGNLIQGLYTFRLTVTDDDGATGFANVNVTVNAAPVNNPPTANAGADQSITLPTNSIVINGSGSDSDGSIVSYAWIKQSGPAATIANETTANLTASNLVEGSYVFRLTVTDNQGATGTDQMNLTVLPAATNQSPVVNAGADVNLTLPNNSTTLQATASDPDGSIASYEWQKLSGPSFSGTGNTTANFLINDLQEGTYVFRITVTDNLGATASDDISVVIFAANQPPVVNAPADQVITLPTSTVNLTAVASDADGTVNSYLWIYVSGPASPTLSGATTTSLTASNLIQGTYTFRITVTDNDGATAFDEVDVVVQAATNQSPVANAGPNKSITLPTNSTNFTGSGTDPDGTIVSYAWVQISGLAATLSNANTPTLTVQVSSEGTYIFRLTVTDNNGATGSSNVTLTVNPAATNQPPVPNAGTNQTLTLPVNSTNLVGSGSDPDGTIASYLWTKMSGPTATITNGSFPTASVSNLVEGVYVFRLTVTDNLGLTAFAETTITVLPAAVNQPPQAFAGADQIITLPTNSITIFGSGSDADGIVTSYQWLKLSGPTATLTNETTATLSLSDLIEGAYVFRLTVTDDLGATNNDDVTVTVNAATANQLPVSNAGPNLTITLPTNSANINGSGSDADGSIASYLWEKVSGPSVTMSGANNPTLSVSNLLEGIYVFRLSVTDNDGALASDDMTITVNPATINQSPIVSAGPDRTIFLPINTIQLSGSTSDPDGTIVSRAWTQVSGPSAAALVNTTSTLLTVNNLVEGVYRFRLAATDDDGSTASDEAQVTVNAATVNQPPFANPGSNQTIKLPTNSIILNGSGSDPDGTIEAYSWTKLSGPSSTLSNETTASLTVTNMLEGTYEFRLTVTDNLGATGSGQVTVTVLPATANLPPTVDAGNNVTVVLPNNTATLTGSASDDGSVASVLWTKLSGPAVTMSGNTTTTLSLSNLVEGNYVFQLTATDNEGLENSDNVSVSVFPEPLSNLPPVVDAGGDRTIQLPENSIKITADASDPDGIISSYLWTQTAGDLVTIDPNDTLFLDLTDLLPGSYQFTVSVTDGEGLSASDVVNLLVREEDPIVKPRNTFSPDGKGEVETETWKIANADLIDDCTVEVFNRQGQKVYSAKGYTSEWNGTFNGSLLPQGVYFYVIRCPDKKPINGSVTLIR; encoded by the coding sequence ATGCGTCAGATCCTTAATACCTCAAAATTCCAGGCTCTTTTTTTTATTCTGAACCTGTTGACTCTACTCGCACACAGCCAAAATCAGACTGCGAAATTAACCCCAACAAGCCAGATTGGATACTATGAATATCTTCCGCCTGATTACAATTCAAACTCTAATAATTACCCTATAGTAATCTTCTTTCATGGTATTGGTGAAAGAGGTAATGGAACAACAGATCTTCCCAAAGTAGCCTATAATGGCCCTCCTAGATATGTCGTTGAGGGATACCAGTTTCCATTTATTCTGATTTCTCCGCAATTGAAAAGTAATTATGGAACTTGGCCAGTATGGTACATGGATGAGGTAGTTGAACACGTTAGAAGCTATTTGCGCGTTGATCCCTCACGGATTTACATCACAGGTTTAAGTCTTGGAGGTGGAGGTGCATGGGAGTACACATACAACTTCCCGCAAAAGGTTGCAGCCTTGGTTCCTGTCTGTGGAGGGTATAATAGCACAGGATGGGCATGCACATATGCACAAAATAATATTCCAATATGGGCATCGCATGGAGATACTGATACTGTGGTACCCATTTCAAGGACTACCAATATGATCAACGCGATAAATGCGTGTAATCCGGCAATTATTCCGGCACCCATTTATACAATATATAACGGAGTCTGGCATGATGCCTGGAATTATGCCTATCGCACGGATAATTCACTACACACACCCAATGTCTATGAATGGATGATGCAACAGGTTAAACAGGGAATTTCAGTCAGTGCAGGTGCCGACAAAACAATTGCATTACCAACAACTTCTACAACCTTAAATGGAGTAGCTTCAACCACAACCGGAACAATCACTTCATATAGCTGGACGAAAGTTAATGGCCCCGCAGTTACCATGAACAATGCAAGCACACCAAATTTATCTCTATCCGGTATGGTAGTGGGTGTTTACACATTCAGACTAACCGCCACAAATAGTGGCGGACAGAGTGCTTTTGATGACATTAAGGTAACTGTTTTAGGTAGCAATCAAAATCCGATTGCCAATGCTGGTACTGATAAGATATTAACCTTGCCATCAAATTCACTTAACCTTGTCGGAAGCGGATCTGATCCAGACGGTTCCATTGCCTCTTATCTATGGATAAAAGTAAGTGGCCCATCTGCTACACTTGCTGGCGCCACAACTGCCACGCTCAGTTTAAGCAACCTTGTTCAGGGAAGTTATGTTTTCAGACTTACCGTTACTGATAACGTTGGTGCTTCTGCATCTGATGATGTAAACGTTACCGTTGCAGTCAATCAGCCACCCACCGCTGAAACAGGTGGAAATAAAACTATTTTCTTACCCACAAACTCTGTAAATCTAAATGGATGGGGTAGTGATGTGGATGGTTGGGTTGCAGCATTCTTATGGGAAAAAATTAGTGGCCCCTCTGCTACACTGACCAATGCCAATACGCAAAACCTCACCATGTCAAACCTGGTTGAGGGCATCTATGTTGTACGACTTACCGCTACCGACAATAATGGCGCATCTGGAAGTCAGGAGGCAACTGTGACTGTAGTAGGATCCAATCAATCACCTACAGCAAATGCCGGCTCCAATATTACGTTAACACTTCCTACGAACTCAACCAATATTACCGGATCCGGTTCTGACCCGGATGGTTCTATCGCTTCATATTTATGGACTCAAGTTAACGGACCTAATACGGCTACACTAACCAATGCAACTTCCTCAACTGTAAGCGTAGGCAACTTGATACAAGGTTTGTATACATTCAGACTTACAGTTACAGATGATGATGGGGCAACGGGTTTTGCTAATGTTAATGTGACAGTGAACGCTGCTCCAGTTAACAATCCGCCTACGGCAAATGCCGGAGCCGATCAATCCATCACCTTACCTACAAATTCAATCGTAATAAATGGTTCCGGATCTGATTCTGATGGCTCGATTGTGTCATATGCCTGGATAAAGCAAAGTGGTCCGGCAGCAACAATCGCCAATGAAACTACTGCGAATCTTACTGCGTCAAATCTTGTAGAAGGCAGCTATGTGTTCAGGTTAACCGTTACTGATAACCAAGGAGCCACTGGCACAGATCAAATGAATTTAACTGTTTTACCTGCGGCCACAAATCAATCCCCAGTTGTTAATGCTGGTGCCGATGTGAACCTTACCTTGCCAAACAACAGCACCACCCTTCAGGCCACAGCAAGCGACCCAGATGGGTCTATTGCATCTTATGAGTGGCAAAAACTCAGCGGTCCATCTTTCTCCGGTACCGGAAATACTACTGCTAATTTCCTAATCAACGATTTACAGGAGGGAACGTATGTATTTCGCATTACTGTAACCGATAATTTAGGCGCCACTGCAAGTGATGACATTAGTGTAGTCATTTTTGCGGCTAACCAACCACCTGTTGTTAATGCACCTGCAGACCAAGTCATTACATTACCTACATCAACAGTTAATCTTACCGCTGTAGCATCTGATGCGGATGGAACAGTAAATTCTTATCTATGGATTTATGTTTCTGGTCCTGCAAGCCCAACGTTAAGTGGCGCCACGACTACCTCTTTAACAGCAAGCAACCTGATTCAGGGTACCTATACATTTCGGATTACCGTTACCGATAATGATGGAGCAACCGCCTTTGATGAAGTCGATGTTGTGGTACAAGCCGCAACAAATCAATCACCTGTTGCAAATGCGGGACCAAATAAATCTATAACCCTACCTACCAATTCAACCAACTTTACAGGCTCAGGAACAGACCCGGATGGAACAATCGTAAGTTATGCCTGGGTACAAATCAGCGGATTGGCAGCCACACTCTCAAATGCAAATACCCCTACCCTTACGGTACAAGTATCATCGGAAGGAACTTACATTTTTCGTTTAACGGTTACGGATAACAATGGTGCAACAGGATCCAGCAATGTAACATTAACTGTTAATCCTGCAGCGACTAACCAGCCTCCAGTGCCTAACGCAGGAACAAATCAAACCTTGACACTTCCTGTTAATTCAACAAATCTGGTAGGTTCCGGATCAGATCCGGATGGCACCATCGCCTCATATTTATGGACAAAGATGAGCGGTCCAACAGCAACCATTACCAATGGTAGTTTTCCAACTGCTTCCGTAAGCAATTTGGTAGAGGGAGTTTACGTTTTTAGATTAACGGTAACCGATAATCTTGGTTTAACCGCCTTTGCAGAAACTACAATAACTGTATTACCTGCTGCTGTTAATCAACCACCACAGGCATTTGCCGGAGCCGATCAAATCATAACGCTACCTACAAATAGCATAACCATCTTTGGTTCTGGTAGCGATGCTGATGGAATTGTTACCTCTTATCAATGGTTAAAATTAAGTGGCCCAACAGCCACACTTACCAATGAAACAACAGCCACACTCTCTCTTTCAGATTTGATTGAGGGTGCATATGTTTTCAGATTAACGGTAACGGATGATTTAGGAGCAACCAACAACGATGATGTAACAGTTACTGTCAATGCAGCAACTGCAAACCAGTTACCAGTTTCAAATGCTGGACCAAATTTAACTATTACACTACCTACAAACAGTGCTAATATTAACGGCTCAGGAAGTGATGCTGATGGCTCTATTGCTTCTTACTTATGGGAGAAAGTTTCAGGACCAAGTGTTACAATGAGCGGAGCAAATAACCCAACCCTCTCGGTTTCAAATCTCCTTGAGGGTATTTATGTATTCAGGTTATCTGTAACCGACAATGATGGCGCTTTGGCAAGTGATGACATGACAATTACTGTAAATCCTGCAACGATAAATCAATCCCCAATTGTTAGTGCAGGACCGGACAGGACAATTTTTCTTCCAATCAATACAATCCAACTTTCAGGTAGCACAAGCGACCCGGATGGAACAATAGTTAGTCGCGCGTGGACACAAGTTAGTGGGCCTTCAGCTGCTGCCTTGGTAAATACCACAAGTACGTTGCTTACCGTAAATAATCTTGTTGAAGGTGTTTATCGGTTCAGATTAGCCGCAACGGACGATGATGGATCAACAGCTTCTGATGAAGCCCAGGTTACTGTAAATGCCGCGACAGTCAACCAGCCACCGTTTGCAAATCCTGGATCAAATCAGACAATAAAGCTCCCTACAAATAGTATAATTCTTAATGGAAGCGGAAGCGATCCTGATGGAACAATTGAAGCTTATAGTTGGACAAAATTGAGCGGCCCCTCCTCTACACTTTCCAACGAAACAACTGCATCTTTAACAGTTACCAATATGCTGGAAGGTACTTACGAATTCAGATTAACCGTAACGGATAATCTTGGTGCTACGGGTTCAGGGCAAGTTACAGTTACCGTATTACCAGCAACAGCTAATCTTCCGCCAACTGTTGATGCTGGTAACAACGTGACAGTTGTTTTACCTAATAATACAGCTACATTAACCGGATCAGCATCCGATGATGGCTCAGTTGCCTCTGTTCTTTGGACAAAACTTTCAGGACCTGCAGTAACCATGAGCGGTAACACAACTACAACTTTGTCATTGAGTAATTTAGTTGAGGGAAACTATGTTTTTCAACTTACAGCAACTGATAATGAAGGACTTGAAAATTCTGATAATGTGTCCGTTAGTGTTTTCCCTGAACCTCTATCAAATTTACCTCCTGTTGTAGATGCTGGGGGGGATCGTACAATCCAACTTCCGGAAAACTCAATTAAAATTACAGCCGATGCTTCTGATCCAGATGGAATAATTTCCTCTTATCTGTGGACTCAAACCGCTGGAGATTTGGTAACAATTGACCCAAATGATACCCTGTTTCTTGATCTCACTGATCTTCTACCAGGATCGTATCAATTTACGGTAAGCGTTACCGATGGTGAAGGCTTATCAGCAAGCGATGTAGTAAATCTTTTGGTACGCGAAGAGGATCCGATAGTAAAGCCAAGAAATACGTTTTCTCCAGATGGCAAGGGAGAAGTTGAAACCGAAACTTGGAAAATTGCCAATGCTGATCTGATTGACGATTGTACGGTGGAGGTATTTAACCGTCAAGGCCAAAAAGTGTATTCAGCAAAAGGCTATACTTCTGAATGGAATGGTACTTTTAATGGGTCATTGCTTCCACAAGGTGTTTATTTTTACGTTATTCGTTGCCCCGATAAAAAACCAATAAATGGATCAGTGACCTTAATCCGATAG
- a CDS encoding glycosyltransferase family 1 protein, which yields MKIGIEVQRLFRKERFGIETSALELIHELYKLNTKHTLVVLTKKGANHNLFKGCEEFNFRQVGGKLFIDFEQIFLPIAARNEKLDILHCTGNTTPIYCPVPIVQTLHDIIFMDPIPKTDSLYQRFGNYYRRFIVPIVSKKSKAIITVSQHEKNRIIERLKIPENRIHVIHNGINSRFKKNDDKRILESFTKKYNLPERYILFIGNSSHRKNPERVLKAYVKYYSKKKADALALVTPGLSRNYVNEYLKIINEEHAQNHIYTPGYVDSDDLPLLYSCSTLFLFPSLSEGFGMPVLEAMACGVPVITSNLSSIPEIAGNAAKLIDPYNTEAITSAIEDLLENPTLMYSLGERGIQQAEKFRWAKVAEKTMEIYEQVYFTSSSHPLKGVTNDLSIQ from the coding sequence ATGAAAATCGGGATTGAGGTTCAAAGACTTTTTAGAAAAGAACGGTTCGGGATTGAGACGTCAGCCCTGGAACTTATTCATGAACTCTACAAATTGAATACAAAGCACACCCTTGTTGTGCTTACAAAAAAAGGAGCAAATCATAATCTTTTTAAAGGCTGTGAAGAATTCAATTTCAGACAAGTTGGTGGCAAGCTATTTATTGATTTTGAACAAATATTTTTACCAATCGCTGCACGCAATGAAAAACTGGATATACTCCATTGTACAGGAAATACAACGCCCATCTACTGCCCTGTGCCCATCGTTCAGACTTTACATGACATAATTTTCATGGACCCAATTCCAAAAACCGACTCCTTATATCAGCGTTTTGGAAATTATTACAGGCGATTCATTGTACCCATTGTTTCGAAAAAAAGTAAGGCCATAATAACGGTATCTCAACATGAAAAGAACCGGATTATAGAACGACTAAAAATTCCGGAAAATAGAATTCATGTTATTCATAACGGAATAAATTCAAGGTTTAAAAAGAATGATGACAAACGTATTTTAGAAAGCTTTACCAAAAAATATAACTTACCCGAACGATACATTTTATTTATTGGAAATAGCTCACACCGAAAGAATCCTGAACGGGTGCTTAAAGCCTACGTAAAGTACTATTCTAAAAAGAAAGCAGATGCGTTGGCATTGGTTACACCTGGGCTTTCACGCAATTATGTAAATGAGTATCTGAAAATCATTAATGAAGAGCACGCACAGAATCACATCTATACCCCGGGATACGTAGATTCAGATGACTTGCCGCTACTTTATTCGTGCAGCACATTATTCCTATTCCCATCACTATCTGAAGGTTTTGGTATGCCTGTATTGGAGGCCATGGCATGTGGCGTACCCGTTATTACATCAAACCTTTCATCAATACCCGAAATAGCAGGTAATGCAGCTAAATTAATTGACCCTTACAACACAGAGGCAATAACCAGTGCCATTGAAGATCTATTGGAAAATCCTACGCTAATGTACAGTCTAGGAGAAAGAGGAATACAACAAGCAGAGAAGTTTCGATGGGCCAAAGTCGCAGAGAAAACAATGGAAATTTACGAGCAAGTTTATTTCACCAGCTCATCGCACCCTTTGAAAGGCGTTACAAATGACTTATCCATTCAATAA
- a CDS encoding glycosyltransferase family 2 protein, which translates to MTVTPLISIITINYNSLKETCEFLESTKRLTYRNFEIIVVDNASKEDPTKIITSRFPEVKLLVNSSNLGFTGGNNTGMAVAKGDYLFIVNNDTEVTDNLLNELLKPFEQDNSIGVVSPKIKYFDHPNIIQYAGFTEINPITGRNKTIGDRERDQGQHDTPGYTLYAHGAAMFLKKEVVERTGMFADIFFLYYEELDWSARIQRAGFRIYYQPTAVIYHKESISVGKSSTLKTYYLTRNRILFMRRNVRGIHTLIWPLFLVTFSIPKNSIQFFLTGKIDHLKAFWRALIWNIMHLKSGDKISIFNKA; encoded by the coding sequence ATGACCGTGACCCCCCTCATATCGATCATTACGATAAACTACAATAGCCTGAAAGAGACGTGTGAGTTTCTGGAGTCAACTAAAAGACTCACATATAGAAATTTTGAAATAATCGTTGTCGATAATGCTTCTAAAGAAGATCCGACAAAAATAATTACCAGCCGGTTTCCAGAGGTCAAACTTCTTGTTAACAGTTCAAATCTCGGCTTTACAGGTGGGAATAATACCGGCATGGCAGTAGCCAAGGGGGACTACCTTTTTATCGTAAATAACGACACCGAGGTTACTGACAATCTATTGAATGAGCTTTTGAAACCCTTTGAGCAAGATAACTCAATTGGAGTAGTAAGTCCTAAAATTAAATACTTTGATCACCCCAACATTATCCAGTACGCAGGATTTACAGAAATCAATCCAATTACCGGACGTAACAAGACCATTGGAGATAGAGAACGCGACCAAGGACAGCATGATACTCCAGGTTACACTTTATATGCACATGGTGCTGCCATGTTTCTGAAAAAGGAGGTGGTTGAACGGACGGGAATGTTTGCCGATATCTTTTTTTTGTATTACGAAGAACTTGATTGGTCTGCCCGAATTCAACGCGCTGGTTTTAGAATTTACTATCAACCAACTGCAGTTATTTATCATAAAGAATCCATTTCTGTTGGCAAAAGCTCAACACTTAAAACATACTACCTCACGCGCAACAGGATATTATTCATGCGAAGAAATGTTAGGGGTATTCATACATTGATCTGGCCTTTATTTCTTGTCACTTTCTCTATACCTAAGAATTCAATTCAATTTTTTCTTACAGGTAAAATAGACCATTTAAAAGCCTTTTGGAGAGCGCTGATATGGAATATTATGCACTTGAAAAGCGGTGATAAAATCTCAATCTTTAATAAGGCATAG
- a CDS encoding glycosyltransferase family 2 protein encodes MIELILFVFFFTNTLYVFTLSAAGHFYHRIVPIRQNSYKRIAVFVPSYKEDNVIIHTAKELLEVEYPESFFDVIIIADSLKEETLEQLRKTRAIVIPVQFEKSMKSRSLNFAFNSVNKEYDIAIIADADNILEREFLSDINNLFNQGHQIIQAQRVAKNLNTPMAVLDGLSEAINNHLFRQGANALGLSSALIGSGMAFPFNLLKKELSTIDSAVEDKALQVALVEKGHKIVYQKGTLVFDEKVDSPDAYKNQRRRWIAGQYDMLRKNFIKGIRLLFRGNVNFFNIAVCQNIFPSRINSIIALFFLSITFSLFYSEDKEVLIRWWGTTSLYFFALAIATPRHYYSLKLIKALTLMPIVIIKTIQAIFLSRNANKTFIHTEHKNSNIDHTYLPK; translated from the coding sequence ATGATCGAACTGATCCTATTTGTATTCTTTTTTACAAACACGTTATATGTGTTTACACTTTCTGCAGCAGGACATTTCTACCACCGGATAGTCCCCATAAGACAAAATTCTTACAAGAGAATTGCTGTATTTGTTCCTAGCTACAAGGAAGACAATGTAATTATCCATACAGCAAAGGAACTTTTGGAAGTAGAATACCCCGAATCCTTTTTTGATGTGATCATTATTGCTGACTCCCTTAAAGAAGAAACGCTGGAACAACTAAGAAAGACTCGTGCAATTGTAATTCCTGTGCAGTTTGAAAAAAGCATGAAAAGTCGATCGCTGAATTTTGCCTTTAATTCAGTGAATAAAGAATATGATATTGCTATAATTGCAGATGCTGACAACATCCTTGAACGAGAATTCCTTTCGGATATTAATAATCTATTCAATCAAGGTCATCAAATTATCCAGGCTCAGCGAGTTGCAAAAAATCTAAACACACCCATGGCTGTTCTGGATGGATTAAGTGAAGCCATCAATAATCATTTATTTCGGCAAGGAGCCAACGCACTGGGGCTCTCCTCTGCACTGATTGGGTCAGGTATGGCGTTTCCGTTTAATTTACTGAAAAAAGAGCTATCGACAATTGATTCTGCCGTTGAAGACAAGGCACTCCAGGTGGCGTTAGTTGAGAAAGGACATAAGATAGTCTATCAAAAAGGAACGCTTGTATTTGATGAGAAAGTTGATTCGCCCGATGCGTATAAAAATCAGCGAAGAAGATGGATAGCCGGACAATATGATATGCTAAGGAAGAATTTTATTAAAGGCATACGTCTATTGTTTAGAGGTAACGTAAATTTTTTCAATATCGCTGTCTGTCAGAATATCTTTCCATCAAGAATTAATAGCATAATTGCTCTTTTTTTTCTTTCCATAACGTTTTCACTATTCTATTCTGAAGACAAGGAAGTACTTATACGCTGGTGGGGCACCACATCATTGTACTTCTTTGCATTAGCCATTGCCACCCCCCGACACTATTATTCATTAAAATTGATTAAGGCTTTAACACTGATGCCCATAGTTATAATCAAAACAATTCAGGCTATATTTCTATCCAGAAATGCCAACAAAACCTTTATTCACACTGAACATAAAAATAGTAACATAGATCACACCTATCTACCGAAATAA